One stretch of Rhizoctonia solani chromosome 8, complete sequence DNA includes these proteins:
- a CDS encoding ricin-type beta-trefoil lectin domain protein encodes MAMSLDPSGNIKDDKTKVQGRAFNGQNIQKWVFEPVQGTTGYSIKNVASGTYVGFARGQQAEKDQVVTGNANVVTHDLVGDAGTGYLIIPNYRPTFALDLQGGSRTDGTPVMYGNLSWGAQNQRWKFVAA; translated from the exons ATGGCCATGTCGCTCGATCCGTCAGGAAACATCAAGGACGACAAAACCAAAGTTCAAGGACGTGCCTTCAACGGCCAGAACATCCAGAAG TGGGTGTTCGAGCCCGTACAAGGCACAACGGGATACAGCATCAAGAACGTAGCCTCCGGTACATATGTCGGGTTTGCCAGGGGCCAACAGGCTGAAAAGGACCAGGTTGTGACCGGTAACGCGAATGTGGTCACCCATGACCTCGTCGGAGATGCAGGTACCGGCTACTT GATCATTCCTAACTATCGGCCCACCTTTGCCCTTGACTTGCAAGGTGGCTCGCGCACTGATGGAACTCCTGTCATGTATGGTAACCTGAGTTGGGGTGCCCAGAACCAACGGTGGAAGTTTGTTGCAGCTTGA